TTACAACTAGGAGGGGTTCAATCGCTTTGTACAGCATAATCAGTCCCTTTGAATCGATGAAGGGTACCATGGCAATAGCAAGATCCATGATAGACAATCTAAAGAAGCAATTATTATCatctgattaattaatagaaacTCTTTTTGTCACTTCGTCTCTACGCCACTTTCCGAAGAAACCAATTTTACTCCGACTTTTCCAAATAAGGAGTTTACCAGCTAAGAGGCGATATTATTTTTGCGCGAATTTGTCTGCTCTGATCTTAGACACCTTGGTGTCGGCTATTGACAAATAGTTTCCGATGCAAGTGAGAACAGCGACGTTTGAACTCTTTGACTTTTCCGTTTGAATGTTAAAAAGGATTGGAAGATAATTCTGAGCAAATCGCGCCAACTCGGCACGATTTTTGTCTAAAGATCAAGAGCCATGGCCCATGAATGACTATGAGCCCGCCCACCCATCTACCGTTTTCTCTGTTCTTTTCAATGAGCAGCGAAAGAGAACGGCACATCAGCGTTCTCAAATCTGGCCTGTTTGACAGTGCAACCCCTAACACTTTGGCAATTCGTTTAAACGACTAAACGTAGAGGAAGATAAGTGACTCGATCTACTAAGGACCACTACTGAGAAAAATTACTTTAGCTAGATCGGTCGGACAGGTACAGAAACCAGGAAGAATAGCCCAGATCTAGCAACAAAAACTGCTACTACACACAGAAAAAACGTTTACTACCAGCACCTGCATCTGCAATTGCTCATATAGCTTAGCTTCCAACAGGTGCCCAGTTTCATTCAGCTGGGCCGCTAACAAATACGTAAATCCTCACACGAGACAAAAGAGATGTAAGACTGTGTCTTTACCTTTGTCTCTCAGTCTGGCTGCCAGTGGAAGTAAGACATCAACAAAATATTCCAGCTCTGTGTGGTGAACGTGATTCTTCATCACAAGTAAAAGCCACGAGCGAGGAAACTCTTTCTGAacactaaaagaaaaagaaatatcaCGAACAACGTCTAAATAGTTCTACAGCAAACCCTACTCCATTTCTTCAAATCCAAGCGGAACAGCTTCCAATACAACTCTTAAGTCAATGAAAATCTTGAACGACTACTCGTTCTCGTTTCAGCGGTTTAGCTTACCTTGGGCCCATCGTTTCAAAGGCGGCCCCTACTGCAGCGCGAAGCTCGCTAACGAGAGAGAAACCAGGCGTTTCGTGAAGACTGCACAATGACTGAAGACTCTAAAGCAAGACTTCAATatgaaaacgtcgacgagacccGTTTTTCGTACCTTGGACTTTACAATTCTATAGCGAGGCTTTCCCATCACAAGAAGAGCTGTccgcatgacgtcaaaaacttTGTCCCAGGCAGACTGGTATCGGTATTTGAGGCTATTTTCAATAACACTACAATTTGCTTTATTAGTACCCCTTCATCTCGCCTTTTTTCATGGCATCTTACTTGAAAATTTTAGTAAGGTGCTCAAACGGTATAGCTCCACTGTCGATGTGCGGTTGAACGCAATTTTGAAGAAGactctgaaaagaaaagtagaCAGCATGTACCATTGACTATAGAGCTCACTTTCATAacgtccgccgccgtctcaaTGGACTTGGAAAATGACGTAGACAAGTAGGACAAAGACTTGGAGAACAGAAGCGGCAAATGCGATATACAGAGAGAAGCGTTTTCCCTGAAATAATAAGTAAGTGTCACTAAATCAGCctctctttaattaatccgTCTACTTCTGAAGGCAAACGTGAGCCTTTTCCATCACGGACAACCAAACGCACGACGGCTCGTTGTCTTGAATGCTCGGCTGACAGTCGTGAAGTGCCTAGTGAGCATACGAACCGATATAAGAAAGAATCGAAATAAACGCTTTTGCTCTTTTGCACGTTGATTAGCTGCGCGTTGAGCTGGGCGGTCAGACTCGCCGGCGATTCCGTGAAAAGAGTCCTGAATACGTTCATGACGCTGTCGCTCAGATGCTGCAACAAAGGCGGCAGAGCGACGTAAAAAAACGCCCCGCTTTCCTCTCGACCTTACCGCCTGTCCCTGAGTGAGAATCTTGAGGAGGTGTTCGCACGTCGACTTTAGATGCTATAACAGTGACAGATGATATATTAACTAAAGCAAAGATAATCGATTCTGGTCACTTTTGGAGAGAAGTGAATGATGAGCTGCTTGAGGAGAGCCAAGACGTGAAACAAGGTAACACTGCCACTGCTCTTTGTCTCCAGCAGGCGAACGCAGTAGTCGGCTGCTTCAGATGAAGGCACTTTCGTTGTCGACGCACTCTTTTCCACCACGTGACGACACACTTCGCTAGCAGCAGTCCTCACCTAATAGCAAAAtcaaatatatatataaagaTCAATTGTATGTAGAGACTTTAGGCTTTGTTGACGTTGAGTGCGATAGAACCGAGTGGAATATATGCACGGTAGACGGCTCGGTCCAGACGGCTTTCTCTTGAACAGCAAGAAGAGTTCCTAAGCATTTGATGATCTACAAAATCTCAAACTCAAAGAccatttttttagaatttaattaaatttaccGATTTTGTaagagacgtcgacgagtcagGCGTGACTTTATCCAATAGTATTTTGCACGAGAGGGAGAACTTTGACTGCAATATTGCTTTGGGAATACTTGCAATGACAATGGTAAGGAGATACGCTAGAGCCGTGACCGTCTCATCGCCCTCAGCTGTTTCCAGAGCAGTCATCTAGTAGCAATAAGCGAAGATCGATTCCCCGGTGCATCAGTAAGGAGATTGCACCTCACCAGTGACGCAAAGTATTCCCTTGGACTAAGCGTGCCCTTTTTGTCTCTGATGACCTAAAGCCATCCTCAAACGTTCTGTCTGAGCCATATCCTAGAACTCCAATCTTACTTCGGTCAAAGCAGCCAAAACAGCGCATATCTAGACAAGAAATAGAAGTGCGTGCAGGGATGAGCAAAACAACTTCTCCTTTCGCTCACCTCTCTGTGTATTGGCAAGGACGAACCCCACAGTCTTCGAATGCTCTCGAACGGCGTTCCATCGTAGGCGCCGCTCGCGAATTCCGTCTCGATCGTTCCCACGCTGACTATGCTCTTCGTTTCGagcgattcggcgacgttttcgtcgtgttCGGCCATCGCTTCGACCGTGAGAtttccgccgtcgcttcTGCCTCCTTTCCTGGTGCGACGGGACGCCTCTTCGCGATGTTTTGTCGCTGATGGATTGCTCGCGGCGCTCTGGCCTTTGTTCCACTGCTTTGCGCGTTTGGATCGCTTTAGTTTTGCCATGCTGGGTGCTGGTGAGCCACGCGTGTTCAATTTGTATTGCCCGGATGTTTTTTAccgcaaaaaaattttcaagcCGATTCTTGCATTCTTTTGTACTCGGCTACACTGCCACTTTGCATCGCCATCTGTCTGCTTCTCTTGCTAGGCGACGGATACTGGCAAAGTTCATCTTCTCGACCATATCCGCCACCACCGGGGGTCTTTAGTAAAAACGaatcctaaaacaaaaatgtAAGGTTTTTATGTAGAACCCTTTTAACGTACGCCAGGAAAAAGTTGGGCTTTGCTCTTCGATCCCAGCCTTTCCTTTTGGCCGTCTTTTCGAATTATCCAATTCTCTCCTACACTACCAGGTTCTCCACCTACACAAGCGAAATTTAAAAACCTATAAACGAGCACACAAAAAATTACCTACCGTGCATTCCATAGGGCTTATATTCGCCTCTTCTTTCCGACAAAATGCAAAGAGTCTGCGCTCGCCTGAAGATCATTTCCCGAACGACACCGTCACCTCCCCGATACTGACCACCGCCGCCCGAACCGTTGTTCAATTCAAAGCGTTTCAAGACTACAGGATACCGTTGCTCTAATATTTCCGGATCAGTAATTCTCGTATTGGTCATATGACAATGAACGCCACTC
The Oscarella lobularis chromosome 3, ooOscLobu1.1, whole genome shotgun sequence DNA segment above includes these coding regions:
- the LOC136184891 gene encoding RRP12-like protein: MAKLKRSKRAKQWNKGQSAASNPSATKHREEASRRTRKGGRSDGGNLTVEAMAEHDENVAESLETKSIVSVGTIETEFASGAYDGTPFESIRRLWGSSLPIHREICAVLAALTEVIRDKKGTLSPREYFASLMTALETAEGDETVTALAYLLTIVIASIPKAILQSKFSLSCKILLDKVTPDSSTSLTKSIIKCLGTLLAVQEKAVWTEPSTVHIFHSVLSHSTSTKPKVRTAASEVCRHVVEKSASTTKVPSSEAADYCVRLLETKSSGSVTLFHVLALLKQLIIHFSPKHLKSTCEHLLKILTQGQAHLSDSVMNVFRTLFTESPASLTAQLNAQLINALHDCQPSIQDNEPSCVWLSVMEKAHVCLQKENASLCISHLPLLFSKSLSYLSTSFSKSIETAADVMKSLLQNCVQPHIDSGAIPFEHLTKIFNVIENSLKYRYQSAWDKVFDVMRTALLVMGKPRYRIVKSKSLQSLCSLHETPGFSLVSELRAAVGAAFETMGPRVVLEAVPLGFEEMDVQKEFPRSWLLLVMKNHVHHTELEYFVDVLLPLAARLRDKAAQLNETGHLLEAKLYEQLQMQIWAILPGFCTCPTDLAKSFKRIAKVLGVALSNRPDLRTLMCRSLSLLIEKNRENDKNRAELARFAQNYLPILFNIQTEKSKSSNVAVLTCIGNYLSIADTKLVNSLFGKVGVKLVSSESGVETKLSIMDLAIAMVPFIDSKGLIMLYKAIEPLLVTSNPSLQKRTYKLVEAICNCESDGQKSFVASHLNALRDALVNASSATLAASKRIRMKCLSHVASRLTEKHDFLTTILPEVILCTKEVNEDTRTSAFQLLVDLATILSSGTDSKEAVTKYFHMVLAGLAASSPHMLSATILALGRLVYEFKSVLSDELLEKLLDAMKVFLTSKSREVVKSTLGFLKVTVHVLEVENLAPHVQDLIDSIVSWSKDKSYHFRTKSKFLFERLIRKLGYEMVYKMVPESHRKLIVNIRKTSERNKRLKSKGKANTEGLDRQRKYETLLDSSDEGSEDDDSEAVPKKARFKKAWIKESEDEPVDFLDAGVVKKVLASKPRERSRSRKVDDDFSIAEDGKIIVSEESTGAESKKEDEKMARINRKRQRLSTDAASDSENDEDADSSPAKRPALGIHRKLESKPKEKAVSYGAEYKAKKARGDVKIPGKADPYAYVPLDARRLNRRKKAKLSGQFKGLMTAAKRGGQIGRKQQARFKVRLNRSKKRRH